CGacaacaactttaattttttttttctatagctTTAGCcgacttaaatatttttctgatgaTTTCGCAATGATGCCTGTCCCTCGCGAAACGAGCCCGAAAACACCTTCTAACGTGCATTTAGCCCTTTATCCCGAAGCACTTCGgtcttttaaacgatcagaattTCTTCTGAGGGGTAGAAATTGCGCCCTTCGAATGGTTTATGGCCTAACGAGGAAACGTGCATTACAGCAGCGCGCTTATGAGCATGGGCGTCTCTCGTGGGCCCttaaaattgccaaaaaagAAGTACCAATCTACGTAATTTCGTAGCAATTTCTACGGTGGGATCCACTGATACAAATCTcacaaaagtaattttttatttcgcaaTTGGTTAAATTGAACTGTCTTACCTTGGTGACGTTACTGTTCGAATTGTAATAACTATGATAAAGCAACAATCCCATGTACAAGACGACCAACAAGCCCACTAGTAACTGGAGCAACTTGCGGTACGGATGTTTAAATCTCATTCTCGGATTGTCTAGGATGAAAATTACCCCATCACTCTTGTCCATTATACAGAATCCGCATATGACTGTACTGTTAGTCTATAAGCAAATTATCATTTGCACGAAAACATAGTTTTTTCAACCGTGAATGCGAACTGTAAACAAACTGTTAGGTTATATTAACAACAACAGTGGTACCGCGTCGACCAAGAACCCGAGAACGGTACTACCGTACCTCTGCAGCGTATAAACACGACTGGCGACTATCCGACACAGCTGGCCTGACCTGGCGATTGGAAGTTTGAACGAAGGCCCATTCCACCTCACTAACTGGTACCGGTACCAGCGTCCCGTGTTTTATCATATTTaggttattaaaaatttccttagatttgaattattaaaaatttccctcGACGCAGGTCattaaaatccaaaatggTTCATGTTCGGCGACTTAGAAAACTGATTTTTACGCGCTCAACCACTGTGGTTGTTACGACTTTCCCCTTCATTTCCCTGTCTGTAGTTTCGCTTTACTTGatacttgaaaattaaacGTTCGATCTCTCTCGGACTTTCTTTTCGAACTCACGAGGTACGGGATGTTTGGGAAAAAATGGCCTCTACTGCTGGGTCGTAAAATGcatgttttctttatttcaccAAGGAATGCTTAATCATGACAATGTTACTGTACACGTTCGATAATAGCAGCTTAAAGTTGTTGCACAATACGTTAATATATCTACGGAAACCCCGAAGGTTCGCTACCACCTAAGCTCCCGGGGTTGGGACTGGGAGTCGAGCTGGTGGAACTTAGAGTTTCTTCCTTTACGAAAGTGGGCGTGGTAGACTGGGCATCATCATCCTTCACTTTGCCTTTACTTGGGTCCTTgtctttcttttctttatgcTTGTGCTCGTGTTTATGCTTATGTTTGTGTTTGTGCTTCTTCTTGtccttctttttcttctttatctGTAAAACGGAAGTAAAATCTGAGTCTTGGACATGCAGTCTTAGCGTGTTTGCGATGCATACACGCGCGGACGTAAAATGGGGAATTATGGAGATTTTTCACGAATTACCAAACCTAAAAGCCGCAGTGGAACTCAAAGCACTTAAAGCGTTAAAATCTGTAGAATCACTGTAGAGTGTTCCCTTGCCGTTTCTTCAATTTTAGCGCTTGTCCTAAATTTGGCTGCAAACGCGTTCTTTCGGCATAGAATCTAAAGAGGGGCCGCACCTCTCCCGAAAATGCTTTTTCGCAAGTTTCGTGTCTTGGAATACACCAGACGATTTTGTAATTTCGCGCAACACAAGAACATTTCGATTTCATAATTTCTGTTCCGTCTAAGattaattttgaagaattgTAGACGAAATTCCTATTAGGCGAGCGAAGAGCATTCTTTCCACCATGGGTTTCTGATGCCGTTCACTGTGCATGCTATTGGCGCCTTGGTGGCACCATCTGGCAGAGCTAGGCTGAAGCTTCACAACCAATATTACGTCCTTTTCGctaaattactaaaattataGCGTTAAACGCATGTTTCTGTAGAGTAATTCTAACGTAGCGGTACCAATTGGTGGTTCCTGAAATTCAGCCCTATTTAGACACCAAAAACCCTCTAAAAATCCCAAATCGAAATGAACTAGCGTTAACGGGTTTGTTTTTGGCAGAAAAGTGTCTTTCACCATTGCTGACAATTTTCAagcgttaaaaattataaggGGGAACCAACCTTAATTCCTGAAGGATCAGTCTTATCTTTGTCTTTATGCTTCAATCCTGAAACTCCAGGGATGGCTTCCCCTTCTTTTTTGAACATGCCTGGTTCAAAACCCACGGGTCCGGTCTGCCCCATACCGGGCAACGAAACCGAATTGTCAGAGAAATACTCCTGCTTTGGCGGTTCTTGCTTTACCTCATCCTCGATAGGAATATTTACCAACGGTGGTGCTTCAACCTagaaaagtttcaattttaacctGCAAAATTCTACCAAAACGGAAGAAATTCACGTCATGATCGTTGAAGGTGTCCCCATCGTGAATATACCACATTCATACCTTCGCACCtcctttaataatttgttttttaattaaaccccCCACAGTTTTAGCCAATCGATATTTATCCATTTTCCAATGAAATAACCCTTTTGGCCTATCATCTGCTGATCGCAATTGACTTAATTGTACCTTCACATTTGCATCGACGATGTCCGCCTCTTCTACTTTGATAATGCCCTCAACATTGTCATCAATGATCACATTGGACGGTGGGACTTCTTTGACTTCAGTTTTGATTTGCGAACTGGGCTGCGGCTGCTCCTTTTTAACTTCCGCGTGGTCAGGGTTGACCAGCCTGGGAATAGGGCCTTTGATTTTCTTCATGtctggtttatttaaattcatcaaACCGGAGAGTTCGGGCAGAGGTATGCAGATGGGTCTTCTGTTTCCATACAGGGTGTAGTATAAATCTACTAGGTCGCATCGGATCCTCGTGTCATGCGAGAACATTCCACTGAAAAGCAAcaacttatacagggtgattccaGAGTTGGAGTTGTCCTTTCACCAGCGAATAGGACTTCAAAAAACGAGGTTTTTCCCTTCGGcgctttttcgaaatatcaacATCAAcggagatacagggtgtcgaagttttatttaaaaaatgaaaatgtattaACAATTGCCGAATATTGAAATAGAattttgacactctgtatctctgTTGATGTCGATATTGCGAAAAAGCGCCAGAGGGAAAAAACCTTATTATTTGAAGCTCTATTCGCTGGACAAAGGACAACTGTAACTCTGGAATCACCCTCTATAAGCGAATTACATAATTGATTTCTCGATAAGTTAAGAAGAACTGCTTCTTCTACCCAGACTTGCAATACTTTTCGCGAACTCAGAAGGATAGTTTAAAGCTTAAGCAATGTCACAAAAGCCAATTCTCACTTGATATAGGTCCAAATTCGTTCAACTAAATCAGGCGAGTCCAATTTCGATCGATGTGCCCTTTTGAAAGGCGGCTCCTTCGCCAAAATTTGCACCAATTTGTGTTTCAATCCGGGATCCGGATCATTTTCCACGATGTCTAGAACGTGTCTGAGGTCAGCTGCTTTCCCGTCTGCTCTGACGAACTCCACCAGGCATTCCAATGCCGCCAATCTCACATCTGAAAAATGTGAAGATTTTGGAAAACGATCTTCCATTTGGACCGGGTGTTTACCGATAAAGTGGCCGTATTGTgcgtaaaatttaaatattgtcgGTCTGCTTGGCAAGTGACCACATCTCTGCAATTTTCTAATGGCTTTCAAACACTCGGTAGAAATGGTGTATTTGTAACATGGTAATGCTTTCTCCAGGTTTAACAGTCTCGTCACTTCGtctaatattaatttagtGTCCGCACTCAAATTTTCTGCAGTAATTGGGGTACCCTGGGACACTACCGACACCACTGGTGTTATGGTATTACCTGGGGACGATGCACGAAGTAACATCACTGCTAATTTCAGTTACGTGGGACTAAAAATTACCCAAAGCTTGAACTAAAGCGGCTCTGTAGTAGTTGTCGGAGAACCTATTTTTCGAATTGTCGTTGTATTTGAACAGATCCAACAGAAACCTTATGACCTCGGGAGGGCAAATGCCGTGAGCATTTCTGAAAACTCACATGGGACGATATTCATACCAAGAGTGAGGTTTACAAGTGCAGTTAGCATAGTAACTTGAACTGACCACCCGTTGTAATCGTGGATGGTTGAACGAACCTACCTAAGCCCAGCCATTGCCAGAGGTATAGTTTTCTGTATGTAGTAATGTTGGAAATTCTGGTAGCTGTTCTGTTTGATTATGTGAGGAGCCGCAAATGATCCgaaaaattttcggaaaattgcCAACATAGCCGGAGGTCCTGCCCAGTTTGCCACCATGGCATTCGCTACCTTTAAAGCGAGTAATTTCAGTCATAGGAGGATAAACGTTCAAAAATCGCTTTATGCTACCCTCGTTAAGCAATGAGCCGCCCGACAACGCACTTTGTAGTAGCACTGTTCACTTTCTATGGTGTCCGTTAATGCCAGTCTGGTCGCTGGCGTTGGATATCTGAGAAGttcaatataaaaatcaaatgcggAGTTAGTTTCGCCTTCAGCAGTTGAGAATTGATTAAACATTTGAGCCAAATGAGAATTGAGTGAGTTGAGACGagagttcaaatttaaatagtgAGATTCTCATTTGAAGgccgacgaactctttaatgAGACGCATTTACCTCTCTAATGCTGATATAGCTTCAATCTGAGCTATGACGTCCCTCTCGTGTCTTAATTGATATTGCCATTGATAATCTGGCTGTTCAATTACAACTGACCTTAGCAGGGTCATCTCTGGATCAAGCCTTATCCATAGCACTGGAGAGTCACTGAAAACAACAAAGTTGAACAGCTAAACGACTACCGTTATATACCCTGGAGAGCACCCCTGATGGAAATTTAGTATACACGTTGTcttcaaactcacaacttacTCCATCGCACTCAAATCCATATCAACCTCTTCGCCGGTGCAAAGCGGAATCTTTTTCTTCTTGTTCCTCCTACTCTTGGAGTGGCATGTAATATCCGATTTAACCACGGTATTCTCGATTTGCAAGTTATGTTTGAAGGTACCATCTAATTCTTGCAATGTCACCAGCAAAGGGCCCACGTACTTCCTGATTCCCGTCTGAGAGGTGGCGTCCTGCCGTATTTCCAACTCGATGGTGTTCCTAAATCGATGAATGTTCCGTTGCTGTTGATGGGGGAAATAAGAGATTTTTACCTCTTTCTGTTGAACACTGAAGTTAAATGGAACTTTGCATGCCCTCCCGTACGAACCCACTGATCAATAAAGACCGCCATGTCCTTTCCGGTGACCGTAAAAATCGCCTTTGTGAACACGTTCGTGCTGATAAGCATGTGCCCCCATAGACCACTGCCGATTTTTTGTGAGGCCGCATTCGTGGCCAAagataattgtttattgaaaacctGCAGTTTCGCCAATCGAGGCTCTAATTGTTTACAAGTTTAAACGTGCATACCTGCAGTAGTAGCTCGAGACCAATTCGATGCTCTAACATTCTCATTACTAACATAGCTTTTTTGTGCAAGGCCTCTATGTACATGGCAGACATCGTGTGAAGATTGCGGatggaaaaatagaatttctcttcgtttttattttggttCATTTGAGGAGTATTTGCTCCCAGTGGCATTGGAGCAGGAGGCTGGCTCGGATCTTATTAAAGgatgaaacatttttggtgtttttgaattaattttgcaCAGTTTTATTACTAGAAAGGTTACTTGTTTTcgttataaaatgaaattgctCAAGCGTTCTACTACGATGCTCACCTAAGACAATTCCTCCGTATTCTTCTTCGTATTTAACGACGTCCTGAAGCATGCTGTGAACCATCTCCCTGTATTCGTTATTTCCGAAACTTTTCTTGCAGTACAATCCGCATAAGTATTGGCTTATACCCTTGTTCAGCCACATATCCGACCAATTTTGCATCGATATAAAGCAACCGAAGAATTGCTCCGCAATTGCTTGTGCCATGGCTTTCCTCGTGATGTAAACCTGGCCAGAATCTAATATTACTTCCAAATAACGCACTGAAATTGTCGAAGTTTAATGGAAAGGGGCAGAAATATATGTTTCTGCATAGGATATCCTGAAAAAGAAGCTCAATTCCCGAttatttgagcaaaaaaaaaaatctaaggatAGCAAGCAGGGTTCCAATTTGTCAGAGCCTTAAAGTATACCGGGTGTTAAAGTGCAAAAATACGTagaaatgcaaataattttcccGTGAAAAATGCATATGGCCCCCGTGCCATTGAAGATCCTTGAAGGGGTCGCCGCCCCGTTTAGGGGGGCGACTctacacctacgaatttattatttaaaaatgtcccccttaaaagtaaaatcgaCGTGTCTCGGGGTTTtccgaaggaaaaaaatccattgaaGGTATGTCAGgtggattgttttaaatgtatAAGAAATTTTCGGCGTAAATAGGGGTACCAATCATAAAAACATTGTGATACCAAACGCGCATCGCTCTCCAGCCGAAGTCCGCTTTGACGCTCAAAAGATCTCTGCATTAAAActgtataaaaatttcaactgcTATAGAGCATTATCGCTCACACAATCATACCTGATCGATAATAACGGCTGAATGCAACAAATTAACACTCATTATACTCATTGTAGCATAAGAATGATAATCCTCGTAAGCCTCGTCCACAAACACTTGTTTATAGCAGGAATATGGGTACCTGTTCGACAGGGTTTCCTCGTAATACTCAAACGCTTCATGCATAtatctgaaaatattatttacaggCATTTTCACTGCTGATATTCATCCACCACATGGAAAGCAACCTGGTGGTGACTTTAAGTAAAGCCAGCAGCCCTGGCAGACAAAAATGTGTAACCTCGTGCATATATGGATCGACGAAAATCTCAAAAGGTCCCACAGCAAGGGAAATATTGGGAGCACAAGTGGGTACGTTTAACGAATAATGATAAGTCTTTCTTCTCATGTCGGGGGTGAAGACAACCTCCATTAAGTCTCCGTTCGATATAGCTGTCATTTCCTCGTCGACCGTGAACTCCAGCTTCCAGGTGCACGTTTCAGCAAAACTGTCCACACATGGAAACCACAACCTTGAGGAGTTTTGATGTCCGTAAGTGAACATATGAACCCCTCTCTAAAACAGACATAATTAACCATGAACAAATGGAGTGTTTGTTCTTGGATcaggaattttattattttctgggCAATTAAGGCAAAAGCGATATAAATACTAACTTCTGCATACGTCCCCTCTTTTTGGGGGACAACAAAGTGCACTCCACCTTGGGGTTGTTCCAATGAAAACTCAATTCCCACTCTTAATGCGGTACCTTCGGCAACCAAGTGAATTGCCTCTGGAGGAATTGTAATGACAAGTTCTCCAGCATTATTGTCGGGGTCAGTTTTAAGCGAGGCATTCAAGTGGTTCTGGGAAAATTGCTCTAAGCTTCGACTGAAAAGTTTGATtagaaatgattttatttggattttttcactTACGTTTCGACATCATTTTGACAAACATCTAAAAAGGGatcaaaatattggaaatgtGCTTCGTACTGttcgtttaataaaattttgtaaatccTACATTGCTTCCCATTAAGTCTAATTATTCTCAATGTGTCTCTGATCGGAACAACAGTTAACTCAACAAATCccttaaattatttcagtCAGCTCTCTAGCAACTATCATATAACAACATACTTACAATAATGCTTTTTCTCTCAAAACTAATTCCTGTCAGGCTCAAAATTTGGTGTGCTGAAAGCAATTATATCTTATCAATGGattgcatatacagggtgattccaAAGTTGTAGTGGGTGACTAATTTCATGTCATTATATTAGATAACTGTGTAAATGCACAAGTATATCTGTatcaaaatatctaaataacaTTTGAGTATCTCCTATAACTAAACTTTAACTCAGTTTGATGACACAagaatttacaataatttctaTTGCAAATTGGTGTTTTGTATAGGTTCACAGGACTGCCCTGTAGAGATATTTTCTTAAGGCATATAAATAGCGTTAAATTGTTGAGCTGCTGACCTAtatattaaatcaaaacatGCTTTTGCTTGTGATATTGTGGTTTTTCTGTCTCTGGACAGAATACAGCTCGTAAGCCACATACAGATTCAGAAGATTGTGAGTGAAATTTCACTAAACAAGTGGAAGTTATAACTTCATTTAACCAAGAAAAgcaaacaaaatatataaaaataagcgtatttagtaaaaaatttaaaattttgtgaagtTAAGTTCCAAAACTGACTCAATAATTTAACACAGATAGTTACATCAAAGCTTTCAGGAGGTATAATAACGGTGAGATAAAAATTTAGGCTTCATATATACAAAAGTTTTACTGAACAATGCAGAATATGATAAACTGAGGATGAGTGCCATCGGAGGACCATTTTTCAGATATCTCGAAGCGATAACTTTAGAGaacctcaatttttttgccaatatGAACGGTTAGTTAGTCTTTCTGGagaattttggttttaaagTTCTACATGTTTTTAAATCTATTGAAGAGTATGTTATCAGGGGGATGTCTGGGGAATAGATAAACCTTGGGTTCTTCATGGAAAGCTGATTGTAGAGTACCTTAGGGACCTGGGGAGTACCTCTAGGACTCCTACTATTTCTGAACTGATATCTGCCCTGCTGCCTTAACTTTTGGGGTGAAAAAAAGGGAGAGTCAATTGCAGCTTACCCAACTTAAAGGGCCTTATAGTATCTCCAGTCTTCTGTTGCCTCATTATATTAGGATGGTTATTTTGGTCCTCTAAGAACAATACAATTCCTTTAgcattatgtaaaaaaaagtttgttttacgCTACTTTATCTTAAATTCATACATTCGAGGAgaaatattcagtttttcgcaaatatataaatatttaacataaccaaagaaattaattaccCCAAgagatgt
The sequence above is drawn from the Euwallacea fornicatus isolate EFF26 chromosome 38, ASM4011564v1, whole genome shotgun sequence genome and encodes:
- the Taf2 gene encoding transcription initiation factor TFIID subunit 2 gives rise to the protein MRQQKTGDTIRPFKLAHQILSLTGISFERKSIIGFVELTVVPIRDTLRIIRLNGKQCRIYKILLNEQYEAHFQYFDPFLDVCQNDVETRSLEQFSQNHLNASLKTDPDNNAGELVITIPPEAIHLVAEGTALRVGIEFSLEQPQGGVHFVVPQKEGTYAERGVHMFTYGHQNSSRLWFPCVDSFAETCTWKLEFTVDEEMTAISNGDLMEVVFTPDMRRKTYHYSLNVPTCAPNISLAVGPFEIFVDPYMHEVTHFCLPGLLALLKVTTRYMHEAFEYYEETLSNRYPYSCYKQVFVDEAYEDYHSYATMSIMSVNLLHSAVIIDQVYITRKAMAQAIAEQFFGCFISMQNWSDMWLNKGISQYLCGLYCKKSFGNNEYREMVHSMLQDVVKYEEEYGGIVLDPSQPPAPMPLGANTPQMNQNKNEEKFYFSIRNLHTMSAMYIEALHKKAMLVMRMLEHRIGLELLLQVFNKQLSLATNAASQKIGSGLWGHMLISTNVFTKAIFTVTGKDMAVFIDQWVRTGGHAKFHLTSVFNRKRNTIELEIRQDATSQTGIRKYVGPLLVTLQELDGTFKHNLQIENTVVKSDITCHSKSRRNKKKKIPLCTGEEVDMDLSAMDDSPVLWIRLDPEMTLLRSVVIEQPDYQWQYQLRHERDVIAQIEAISALERYPTPATRLALTDTIESEQCYYKVRCRAAHCLTRVANAMVANWAGPPAMLAIFRKFFGSFAAPHIIKQNSYQNFQHYYIQKTIPLAMAGLRNAHGICPPEVIRFLLDLFKYNDNSKNRFSDNYYRAALVQALGNTITPVVSVVSQGTPITAENLSADTKLILDEVTRLLNLEKALPCYKYTISTECLKAIRKLQRCGHLPSRPTIFKFYAQYGHFIDVRLAALECLVEFVRADGKAADLRHVLDIVENDPDPGLKHKLVQILAKEPPFKRAHRSKLDSPDLVERIWTYINGMFSHDTRIRCDLVDLYYTLYGNRRPICIPLPELSGLMNLNKPDMKKIKGPIPRLVNPDHAEVKKEQPQPSSQIKTEVKEVPPSNVIIDDNVEGIIKVEEADIVDANVKVEAPPLVNIPIEDEVKQEPPKQEYFSDNSVSLPGMGQTGPVGFEPGMFKKEGEAIPGVSGLKHKDKDKTDPSGIKIKKKKKDKKKHKHKHKHKHEHKHKEKKDKDPSKGKVKDDDAQSTTPTFVKEETLSSTSSTPSPNPGSLGGSEPSGFP